The Patescibacteria group bacterium genomic interval ATAATATGCCTAAAATCAAGAGCAAGCAATCTATTGCTAAAAGATTCAAAATCACCAAAAAGAAGAAGGTTATCAAGCGTTCCACCGGTCAAAACCACTTTAACGCTAGAGAAACCGGCAAGACCAAACGCGCCAAAAGATCAGACGTTTCTTTGCAGGGCAAACAAACAGCGGCCAATATCCGCCGTCTTTTACCGTATAATTAATTAATAACTAACAGTCCAT includes:
- a CDS encoding 50S ribosomal protein L35 encodes the protein MPKIKSKQSIAKRFKITKKKKVIKRSTGQNHFNARETGKTKRAKRSDVSLQGKQTAANIRRLLPYN